The DNA segment CCGCGCCATCAGGTCCAGGAGCTGCGAGGTGCTGCGGGCCCGAAAGCCGGGGGCCGTGCCCTGGAGCTCCGCCTCGACCTCAGCGATGACGCCGGGATCCAGCAGCTCCCGCAGGGCTTCGGACCCCAGCGCCTCCCGCAGGGCTGCCTGGGAGAGCTGGAGGAGCTCGGACCGCCGCTCGGCCCGGGGGCTGTCGTACTCGTACATGAAGGCCCCCAGGAAACGGAAGACCAGGCCCGAGGCCATGGGCGACGGCGCGGGCCGCCGCGCGACCTCGAGGCTCCGCTCGCCCCGGTCCAGCTCGGTGAGGATGCGGCGCAGGGCGGGCACGTCCAGCGTTTCGGTCCAGAGCTCCCGCAGGCTCTCCACCACCAGGGGGAAATCGGGCTCGTTCCGGAAGGCGTCCAGGAGGTCCCCGGCCCGCAGGCGCTGCTGCCAGAGGGGCATGCGGCGCTGCCCGGTGGATCGGGGGACGAGCAGGGCCCGAGCCGCCGCGTGGCGGAAGAGGGTGGCGAAGAGGGGGCTGCCGGCGGCCTCGTCCCGCACCAGGGCCTCCAGGTCGGTGAGGAGGTCCAGGTGGGCCACCTCCACGGGTGGCTCGGAAAGGCCCGGGAAGCGCAGGAGGAGCCCCTCGTCGGCCACCACGCCCTCCAGCTTCAGGTCGAAGGCCCGGCGGGCGGCCGCCTGGAGCGCGAGGAGCCAGGTGCGGTTGATCCGCTCGCCGAAGGGTGCGTGGAGCACGGCCCGCCAGTCGCCCACCTCGTCGGGGAAGAACTCCAGGAGCAGGCGCCGGTCGTCGGGCAGGAAGCCCGTGGCCGCCTTCTGCTTGCGGGAAAGCTCCACCAGGTTCCGGGCCGCCCGCCGGTCCACGGGGTAGTGCCGCTGGAGCCAGGCGGCGGCCCCGTCCGTGGAGGCCCCGTGGATACCATCGACCCCTTCCGGCTGCCCTTCGGGCGCGACATCGCTGCCTTCCCCGGACGGACCGGGCTCGTGGGCCTGGGCGGGCTCCATGGGCGCGTCCCCGCCGGCCGGCCCCAGCCGCTCCGACAGCTCCCGCAGCAGCCGGCCCACCCGCTCGCCCATCTCCAGGCTCCGACCCGTGGGCTCGCCGTGCCAGAAGGGGAGCTTGGGCACCCGCCCCGGCGCCGGGGAGACGATGACCCGGTCCGCACCGATCTGGTCGATCTGCCAGGCGGTGTTCCCCAGGACGAAGACCTCGCCCACCCGGCTCTCGAAGACGAACTCCTCGTCCAGCTCGCCCACCAGGCGGCGGTCGTGGGTGACGGCCCGGTAGAGGCCCCGGTCGGGGATGGTGCCGCCCTGGGTGGCCACCGTCAGGCGGGTGCCGGGGAGGGGCTCGATGCGGTGCAGCACCCGGTTCCACTCGATGCGGGGCTTGAGGCGGCCCAGGCCCGGGTGGCTGTACCCGCCCGAGAGGAGCCGCAGCACCGACTGAAACGCCCGCCGGGTGAGCCGCCGGTAGGGATACGCCCGCCGCACCAGGCGGAAGAGCGCCTCCTCCTCCCAGTGGGTTCCGATGGGCGCGGCCGCCATCGCCGCGACCTGCTGGGCCAGAACGTCCAGGCAGTTCTCAGGGACCCGGGTCTCCTCGATGGCGCCCTCCAGCGCGGCCCGGGCCACGGCTGTCGCCTCCAGCAGGTCCAGGGGGGTCTTGGGGAGGATGCGCCCCTGAGAGGTGAGGGAGAGCAGGTGCCCGGCCCGACCCACCCGCTGCAGGGCAGCGGCGGCGGTCTTGGGCGACTCCACCTGCACCACCAGGTCCACGGCGCCCACGTCGATGCCCAGCTCCAGGGTGCTGGTAGCCACCAGGCCCCGCAGGCGCCCGGCCTTGAGATCCGCCTCCACCCGCTCCCGCACCTCCCGGGAGAGGCTCCCGTGGTGGCTCCGCACCAGGGGCTCGCCGGCAAGCTGGTTCAGCTCCCGCGTGACCCTTTCGGCCTGCCCCCGGTTCTGGACGAAGACCAGGGTGGACCGGTGGGAGCGGATCAGCTCCAGGACGCGGGCCTCCAGGGCCGGCCAGATCGAGGGCTTGCCCGAGGCCTGACGCAGGCGGCTGAAGGACTCCACGGGCCCCTCCACCCGGAGGTCCATCCGGCGCAGAGCGCCTTCGCCCGCGGGCGGGCCGGCGTCCACGATCCGCACGGGCCGGTCGCCCCCCAGGAAGGCGGCGATCCGCTCCAGGGGCCGCTGGGTGGCGGAGAGCCCCACCCGCTGGATGGGGCGGCCCGTCCACGCCTCAAGCCACTCCAGGGTGAGGGCAAGCTGGACGCCCCGCTTGCCGCCGGCGAGCTGGTGGATCTCGTCGACGATGACCGCCTCCACGGGCTTCAGGATCTCCCGGGCCCGGGGGGAGAGGAGGATGAGCAGAAGCGACTCAGGCGTGGTGATGAGGATGTCGGGCGGGCGGCGGATCATGGCCTGGCGCGCCGAGGCGGGGGTGTCGCCGGTGCGGACGGCCCGGGTGGGCGGGTCACCGGGCATCCCCCGGGAGGCGGCCAGCGCGGCGATGCCCTCCAAGGGCTCCTCCAGGTTCCGGTGGACGTCGTTGTCCAGGGCCTTCAGGGGTGAGATGTACAGTAGGCGGACGCCCCGAGGCGCGGGCGCGCGCTGCCCAGGGGCCTGCCTTCGCCCCCGGCCGGGGCTGGCCGGGTTCGGGGCGCCCGTCGCCCCGTGGCTCTCCCAGGCCTGCCGGAAGAGCCGGTCCAGGAAGACGTAGAAGGCGGCCAGGGTCTTGCCCGAGCCGGTGGGGGCCAGGAGGAGGGAGTGCTCGCCCCGGGCGATCACGGGCCAGCCCTGCACCTGAGGCGGCGAGGGTTCCCCGTAGCGGGCCCGGAACCACTCCTGCACCAGGGGGTGGAAGAGCTGCAGGACCCCGTTCGGATCGGGGGCCGACGATGCCCCCGGCGTCTCCGATCCGTTGCCGTGCTGGACGCGCGGTGCGCGGCCGCCCACCGGCTGCACCTCCCACCGGAGCGTCGATCCGCAGCCTCCTTTCCACACGGAAGCCTTTCCTTCCTACGGGCGGGGAAACGTGGTCGAACAAACGTCCACCGGGCGTCTGTCACAAGATGGTGACAGAAGGGCCTTGGTATGCAGGGAATGAGGTACCGGACCCGAGAAGAACCATGCTCGACCCGAACCAATCGGACGCCCCGGTCCGAGACTCCTCGAGAGAAAGGAGATCCCCGTCATGCACGCACGCCGCGCCGCCCTGGCGCGCCTCCTGGCGAGCCTGTGGCTCCTGCTGCTCCTGGCGCCAGCCCTTTCCCAGGCCGTGCAGGGCGCAGGCGAAGGCGAAGCGGCCGTTCACGTGGCCCAAGACCGCCTGGCCAACGGCCTGGAGATCTACGTCTACGAAGACCCTTCGGCCCCCGTCGTCTCAGTGAACCTGTGGTACCGGGTGGGCTCACGCGACGAGCCCGCCGGCCGCCGGGGCATGGCCCACCTGATGGAACACATGATGTTCAAGGGTTCGGAGCGGGTGGCCGCCGAGGAACACGCCCGCATCATCGACCAGGTGGGCGGCGACGCGAACGCCTTCACCACCTCCGATGCCACCGTCTACTGGGACAAGGTGCCCGCAGCCGAGCTCGAGCTCGTCCTGGAGCTGGAGGCTGAGCGGATGGCCCATCTGGTCCTCACCGAGGAGCACCTCCGCACCGAGCGGGAGGTGGTGAAGGAAGAGTACCGGCTGGGACTGCAGAACGACCCCGTCGGGCAGGCCTTCGAGCGGTTCCAGGCCATCGCCCTCGCGGGAACCGTCTACGCCTGGACGCCCCACGGCTTCCTGGAAGAGCTCGACGCCATCACCGTCCAGGACCTGGAGCGCTTCTACCGCACCTACTACGTCCCCAGCAACGCGGTGCTGGTGGTGGCCGGCGCCACCGACCTGCCCACCGTGAAGCGCCTTGCGGAGCGGCACTTCGGCCCGCTTCCGGCGGGGGAGGTCCCCGAGCGGGCACCGGTGACCGCCACGCCGCCAGGTGAGGTGCGCCGGGAGCGCATGACCTTCCCCATCCAGCTCCCCGTGATCCTGGGCGGCTACCTCATTCCAGGCCTCCGCTCGCCGGAGATGGAGGCCCTCCAGGCGGCGGGGCTGATCCTCTCAGGCGGTGAGAGCGCCCGCGTCCACCGCTCGCTGGTTCGGGAGCAGCAGGTGGCCGTGGCTGCGGTCGCCACCTCCCAACCCTACCAGGATGCCGGGCTCTTCCTGGCCGCGGCCCTTTACCTACCGGGGCAGGAAGCTGAGCGGGTGGCTGCCGCCCTGACCCAGGAGGTGGAGCGGCTGGCCGAGGGCGTCTCCGAGCGGGAGCTGCAGCAGGCCAAGAACCAGATGGCCGCCGACTACGCCTTCTCGCTGGATACCCTGGACGGGGTGGCCAACGCCATCGGCGCCGCCGTGGTGCTGGAGGGCGGTCTAGAGAAGTTCACCCGGGGCCTGGAGCCCTACTTCGCCCTCACACCCGAGGATGTGGTCCGGGTCGCCCGGACGTACCTGACGCCCGAACGGCTGACGCTGGTGGAGGTCGCGCCGGGCTCCTGAGGGCCGGCCAAGGGAGGAGGAGACGTCGATGAACCTTCGGAACCGCGTCGTCAGGCAGGTTGGGGGGCTCGTCCTGGCGGGTGCCCTGGCGGGGATGCCGCCTGCGGCGGCCGCCGAGCCGATCCGGGCTCCGCTGGTCACCGAGGCCGAACCGGTCGAGCTGCCGCCGGTGACCCACCGCACCCTGGAGAACGGGCTGGAGCTCTGGATCGCGGAGCGGACCCAGCAGCCTATCGCCCTCTTCCAGCTGGTGATCCCCCGGGGCGACCTCCTGGACCCGCCCGGCAAGGAGGGGCTCGCCTCGTTCACAGCCCAGCTTCTGCAGCAGGGAACCGAGAGCCGGAGCGCCGAGGAGATCGCCGGGGCCATGGACTTCGTCGGCGGCAGCCTTTCGGCGGGCACCAGCGCCGAGCGGACGACGGTGTCCGCCGCCGTCCTCTCGAAAGACGCCGGCTTCGCCCTGGACCTCCTGGCCGACGTGGTGCTCCACCCCACCTTCCCTGAAAGGGAAGTGGAGATCCTGCGCAACCAGTTCCTGGGCGGCGTGCGCCAGGAGCGGGACGATTCCTCCCAGCTCGCCAGCACCCACGCGGCCGCCTTCTTCTACGGGGCAGGCCATCGCCTGGGCAGGCCGGAGTCGGAAGCCTCCGTCCAGGTCATCGGACGGGAGGACGTGGTCGCTTTCCACCGCGACCACTACGGTCCGAAGGGGGCCATGCTCATTGCCGTGGGCGACCTGGACCCCGCCTGGGTGGAGGCCGCGGTGCGGAAGTCCCTGGGGTCCTGGAAGGGCCCCGCAGCCCCGGCGCCCAGTGCGCCCGAGGTGCCGCAGCTGGAGGAGAGCCGCGTGCGCTGGGTGGCGAAGCCGGGGCAGACCCAGGTGCAGATCCGCCTGCGGCAGAACGGCCCCGCCCGGACGGCCAACGACTGGCTGGCGGTGCAGGTGTACAACTACGTGCTGGGCGGGGGTGGCTTCTCCTCCCGGCTGATGCAGGTGGTGCGGAGCGAGCTGGGCCAGACCTACGGCATTGGGACGGGGTACACCGCGTACCGCTTCCCCGGAGGGATGCAGCTCGGCACCTTCACCCGGAACGACAGCGTCTGGGCCACCCTGGACGCCATCCGGCAGGAGCTGGGCCGCTTCCGGGACGAAGGGATCTCCGAGGCGGAGCTGGCTGCGGCCAAGAGCCACCTGCTGGGCAGCTTCCCCCTGCAGATGGAGACCCTTTCGGGGATGGCGGGGACCATCGCCGAGGCCCTCTTCTACGACGGCACCCTGGACGCGATCCGGACCTATCCGGAGCAGGTGGCTTCCCTCACCCGGGCGCAGGTGAATGCCGCCATCAAGGCCCACCTGGACCCCGAGCGCTTCGCCGTGGTGCTCCTCGGCGACCCTGCCGTGCTGGAGGAGGCGCCGGGGGGAGAGGTCCTCGGGGTCCCCGTGGAGCTCGTCGAGCAGGTGGACTGGCAGGCGCCGGTGGAGGGATTCACCCTGGCGGCGACGGCGCAGAGCGCGGAGGGCGATTGAGTGAGCCCGAGCGTGATTCAGCGTGCGTTTGCGCAGGGGAGGGGTGCAGGCGGGCACCGGTCTTCCACGAAGGCACCGGCGCCCGCCTGGCGCGCAAGGGCGGCGTTGGAACGGGCGAGCGCGTGTGCTATGGTGGGGCTGCCGGGATCCGAAAGCCCACTCCCAGTGGCCTTCCCGCAGCGGTGCGCCGCCGTGGGGGCGCCCCCTCGGCCAGGGGCCTCGGTACCGCCTCGCAACGTCGTTGCGAGCGATGCACCCAATGGGTCTACTCGTACCGGGGAGGAGGTGACTCCCGTGGCCGAGAAGAAGCCCGCGAAGCAGACCGGCAAGAAGCCCGGCTCCGGCAAGTAAGCGGACAAGCTCACCCTGACGTTTCCTGAGGCCCGGCGAAGGCTGCCGGGCCTTAGTGTGTCCGGCCGCAGGCGCCCGTCCGGAAGAAACCGCCAGCCACTCTTCCCCTGGCCGGAACCCCCGGCAGGGAGGGTCCGGAGCGCCTTGGGCCGAAACCATCCCCACGACGCAGCGAGCCCAGCGACCATGCGCGGGCGGCGCTGGCGCCGGCGATCCGCCGGGCGGCCCCTGCCCGACCGGCCGCAGGCCCTGTGGCGGGCCTGCAGGAGGACCGGCCGCTTCGATGCCCGAGGGGAGAAGTGGAGTCTCCATGCCGAGCGCGACCGCTCCCATCCACCGGCGGGGCCTGCGGGCCTCGCGGCTCGGAGCCGCATGCCTTGCCCTCCTGTTCCTGCTTCCGCTTCCGGTGCTCGCCCAGGAGGAGACGCTTCCGGTCATCCAGGTGCGCCGGCCGGGCGAGGGGCCGCTGGTGGCCATCTTCCCCCTCCAGGTGCTGAACCAGCAGGTCGGCACTTCGGAGACCGCCGTGAAGGACCAGCGCGACCTGGAGTTGCTCTCCCAGGCCCTGTCCGATGCGCTGGCGGCACGGCTGGTGCAGTCCGGCCAGTTCCGTCCGGTCACCGGGGTCCGGCTCGAGCGCCGGCTTCAGGAGGCGAACGTCCCCCCGCCGCCGGGGTCCGAGGCCAGCGTCGAGGCGATGCGCACCTGGCTGCAGGAGGCGGCCGAGGCTCTCCTCTCCCGGGCGCAGGTGGAGGAGGCGGTGGTGGGGCGGGTGCTGGCCGTCCAGGGCGGCCTCGTGGCCGTGATCGAACGTTACCGCCTGGCGGACGGATCCAGGGCGGGCTCGCCGGCCCGGCTGGTGGGATCGGCCGTGGCCCAGGCGGACAAGCCCCCCGCCCTGCTGGGGTGCGCCGACGACCTCCTGCGGGAGGTCTACCCCCCGGGCACCGAGGTGGTTCCCCGCAAGGTGGCCAAGCTGGTGGTTCTGCCTTCGGCCCTCCGACTCCCCATCGGGCAGAGCCAGAGGCTGAACGTGCTCGCCTTCGATGAGGACGGCACCTTGCTCCCCAACGTGACCCTGGCCTTCCAGTCGGACGACGAGGGGCGGGTGGCGGTGACCTCGGACGGTCTGGTGACGGGCCTCTCGCCGGGTCAGGCCACGGTGCAGGTCCAGGCGCTGGGCCGGCCCAGCACCGCCGACACCGCTTCGGTGAACGTGGCGGTGCTGGCTCCCAACCTGGGCTTCCGCGCCGGCGCCAACCTCAGCGAGGTCGCCGCGCAGAGGGAGACCGCGGCCGCCTTCGGCCTCCGCCTGACCCCGAGCATCACCCTGCAGACCACCTCCCAGAAGGTGGACCTCTCCAAGGGCCTGGAGAACCCCCTCAGCTTCCTCACCGGCTTCTTCAGCTCGCTCCTGGGGAGCGGGCTCGTGACCCTGGACATGGACGTCCACCCCAACCAGGACTTCACGGTGATGCTGGATGCCATGCAGCGGAGCCGCGGAGGCTACTTCGGTACCGGCATCGGCATCGTCACGCCCCTGAAGGAGGGGATGGAGACGGGGCTGGGTCTGCGGCTGACCCTGGGGACCCAGTTCGACTGGCTGCGCGGCAGCCGCTTCGCCGTCCCCTTCGAGCTGAACGCGGACCTGGTCTTCCGAGGCGGCGTGGAGAGCTCCACCGAGGCGCGGGTCGTGCTGGTGACCGGCATCGACCTCTTCCCGTGAGCCTCCGAGGTCGCCTTTGGGGACCCTCCCGGGGCCAGAGGCTCACAAGTGCAGCAGCACCCGCGCCGTCCAGAAGTAGAGAACCAGCCCCACCACGTCGCCGATGGAGGTGATGAAAGGGGCCGAAGCGACCGCCGGGTCGATGCGAAGGGTCCGCAGCAGGAAGGGCAGCATGGTGCCCACCAACCCCGAGGCCAGGACGGTACCCGCGAGGGCCACGCCGATGGCCACCCCCAGGAAGCTCTCGCCCGTGCGCACGTAGGCCATCACCCAGGCCCCCGCGGCCAGCAGCAGCCCCATCAGGAGGCCCGTGGCCAGCTCTCCCCTCAAGGCCCGCCAGAACTCCCGGCCCGTGATCTCTCCCGTGGCCAGCGCCCGCACCGCCACCGTGGCCGCCTGGGATCCCGTGTTCCCGGCGGTGTCCATGATGATGGGGATGAAGAAGGTCAGGGCGATGACGGCCTGGATGGTGCTCTCGAAGCTGGAGATGATCAGGCCGGAGACGGAGTTGAAGAGGAGCAGACCCATGAGCCAGGGAAGGCGCCGGCTTACCCGATCCCTCAGCCGGAGCGCGTAGTACCGGTCCACCCCGGCACCGCCGTCGGGCGTCATGGCCACGAAACGCTGGAAGTCCTCGGTGGCCTCCTCCTGCAGGACGTCCATGGCGTCGTCGACGGTGATCACGCCCACCAGCCGGTCCTCCCGATCCACCACGGGGAGGGCCAGGAGGTCGTAGTCGGCGACGAGGCGGGCCGCCTCCTCCTGGTCGGCGTCGGTCCGGACGGAGATGACGTCGGTCTCGGCCAGCTCCCCCACGGGGCGGGTGGGGTCGGCCAGCACCAGGTCCCGCAACGAGACGACCCCCCGCAGGTGTCGGCCGGCGTCGGTGATGTAGATGCTGTAGATGGTCTCCTTGTCAAGGCCCACCTTGCGGATCTTCTCCAGGGCCTGGGAGGCCGTCAGCTCCTGGTGGATGCTGACGTACTCGGGGGTCATCAGCCGTCCGGCCGAGTCGGGCGCGTACCCCAAGAGCAGCGTGGCCACGCGGCGTTCCTCGGGCGAGAGCTGCTCCAGGAAGCGCTTGGCCACCTTCGCGGGCATCTCGTCCAGGAGGCGGGTGCGGTCGTCCGGCGACATCTCCTCCAGCACTTGGACGACCTCGTGATCGTGGAGGCCCGCGAGGAGCTCCTGCTGGTCCTCGGTCTCCAGATACTCGAAGACCTCGATGGCCCGGTCCTTCTCCAGCAGGCGGAAGACCACCGCCCGGTCCGTGGGGGGCAGTTCCTCCAGGAGATCGGCGGCGTCGCGGGTGGAAAGGTCCTCCAGATGGCTTTTGATGCGGGGGAAGGCACGCTCGGCTACCAGCGCGTGCAGGTCCTCGGAGATGGGGCTCATCCGGATCCCTCCCTGGGCGGCCAGGGCGCCTGCCCGGGAGGTCCGCGCCGGTCAGAGGCTCGAGGACGCGCGCTCGTCGCCCACGAGGCGGGCAGGGACTTCCGTGAACCCGGGTATAGCGCGGCCGCCGGTGATGGTACGACGGTCCCCTTGCGTCGTGCAGGTCCACCCATGTCGTAAGGGTTCACCACTGGGCTCAGGTTCCGTCGCCATCACCCCCCAACGTCGCGGGTCGCATGGAGCCGCTGCCAGACGTGGCACGTGCGCCCGCGTGGATCCTGTCTGATTCTATACCCGGCCTCCATGGGAATGCAATGCGAACCTCGACCGGGAAGCGCAGGCCGTCGTGGACGACGGCACCGAACTCGACCGACTGTCCCCGGACGCCGAAGAGCTCCCCCTCGGTATCCCGGAGGACGAGCCGTGCGCTCCATCCGGACGTCGCGAGGAGCGAACGGGGCCCAGCGAAGGGCCGCGTGGCCGGAGCCGATGGGGCGGCAGGCCGGCTCACCCGCTGGTGGCGGCTGCCCGCTCACCGGCCATATGCGCGGCCAGGCGGCGCAGGCCCTCGCTCAGGTCTGCTTCGGAGCTGGCCAGGGAGACCCGGACCAACCCCTCGCCTGCGGTGCCGAAGGCCGAGCCCGGGGCCACGGCGACCCCTTGCTCGAGCACCATGCGGCGGGCCGCGTCGGTGGAGGGTTCGCCTGGGAGGGTGGCCGGCACCATGAGGTAGAAGGCACCCTGAGGCCTGTAGGCGGGGAGGCCCAGGGTCGCCAGGAGCTCCACCGCCCGGTCGCGCCGGCGGTGGTAGGCATCGCGCATCTCGGCCACGCATGCCTGGGGTCCGTCCAGCGCCGCCAGGGCCGCCCGCTGGGCGATGGTGTTGGTGCAGGAGATCAAGGGCTCCTGCAAGCGCACGATCAGGTCGGCCACCTGGCGCGGGGAGATGGTGTATCCGATGCGCCAGCCGGTCATGGCGTACGCTTTGGAGAGGCCTGAGACGACCACGGTCCGCTCGGGCGCGAAGCGGGCAGGGCTCACGTGGGACGCGTCGAACACGATGCGGGCGTAGATCTCGTCCGAGAGGATCCAGAGGTCGTGGGCCCGGGCCACCTCCACCAGATCTCGGACGAGGGATTCGGGAAAGACGGCGCCCGTGGGGTTGGCTGGCGTGTTGAGCAGGAGCACCTTGGTGCGCGGCCCCACGAGCCGGCCGATGGACTCAGGGTCCGGCAGGAAACCTCTCTCGGCGGGCAGGGGGTAGGGGACGGCCCGGGCGCCCTGAAGCTCCAGGAACATGGTGGCGTTGGGCCACGAGAGCGCGGGTACCAGCACCTCGTCCCCCGGCTCCACCAGGGCCATGAGGGCACTCGCGATGCCGGTGACGGCGCCCGGGTGGATGCAGACCTGCCGGGCCTCCACCGCGAGCCCGTCGTCGGCGGCAACCCGGCGCGCCACCGCCTCGCGCAGCTCTGGCAGCCCGGCGTTGGGGGTGTACTTGTGCCACCCCTCGCGGGCGGCGGCCACCGCCGCCTCCACGATGTGCGGCGGGGTGGGGAAGTCGGGCTCGCCCAGCTCCAGGTGGATGCACCCGGGCACCTGGCGCGCCAGCTCCATGACCGCCCGGATGCCCTGGGGGGCAAGCCCGGCGGCGTTGCGGGAAAGAGGTTTCATCAGGAACGCCTCCGAACCCTTCGGTGTGGGACCGCACGCGTTTGAAGCACGTTGAAGCAACTGGTTCCCGCTCCTTCAGAGCTTTCCTGCTGAAACGTGGCTTCATGGCCATCCCCTCATGATACGGAGGTCCTGAAGGTGCGCACACGGGTAGTCGCCTTCGTTCTGCTCATGCTGGTGGCCGGGGGCCCTGGGGCGTCCGCCGCCTCGCCCGACGAGGCCGTGGCCGGCTGGGTGCGCTCGTGGGACGCGCCCTGGCTGGGCGAGGTGGCCCGCCTGGGCGAGGCGCCGGTGCACCTGGGGGCCGTGCTGGTGCTGCTCGCTGCCGGGGACGGGGGGTCGGCCGGCCGGGTGGTGGAGGCGGAGGTGGGCGCGGCGGTTGCCACCTGGGCGGGCAAGGTCGCCCTGGGTCGGGCGCGGCCCTGGACCGGCGAGGGTGCGGCCCGCTTCGCGGGGCCTTCCCTGGCTGAGGCTCACCACAGCTTCCCCTCGGGCCACACCTCCAGCGCCTTCGCTCTGGCCACGGTGCTGGCGGGGCGGTACCCTGACGGAGCCGTGGTCTGGTACGCCCTCGCGGCCGGGGTGGGACTCTCCCGGATCTACACCGGGGACCACTGGCCCAGCGACGTGCTGGCCGGGGCGGCGGTGGGCCACCTGGCGGGCAGGGCCGCGCTGGAGGGTCGCCCGTGGTTCGGCTTCCGCTGGAACTTCTGACGCGCACCTGGGACCCCGGTCCCATAGACTGCGGGTGACCCGGTGGAGGGTCTGGCGGCCCTGCCCCCGGGAGACCTCTGGGGACGGGTGGGATGGTACGTGGAACCGCTGGGCGTCACGAAGGACCTGCAGCCATGGCCGAACGGGGACGGGGGCGCGGGCCGGGACCCGTCAGCCTGGGCATGGGAAGGGGCCGTTGAACCACCCCTTCGGGGGCGCCAGGCGAAGCCGCGGCAGGTGGGCCTCACCATGGTGCTGGACAAGGGGACCCCCCTGCAGGTGCTGGATGGTCTCCTGGCCGTGGCGGCGCCTTACGTGGACTTCTGGAAGCTGGCCTTCGGCACCTCGGCCCTCCTGGCCCAGGAAGCCCTGGCGGAACGGGTGGAGGTCGCCCGGCGATACGGGGTGGAGGTGTACCCGGGCGGGACCCTGCTGGAAGTGGCCCTCTTTCAGGGACGGCTGGAAGCCTGGATCGACCGGGCGTCGGCGGTGGGGATCCGGACGGTGGAGCTCTCGGACGGGACCATCTCCCTTTCGCTGGAGGAGCGATGTCGCATCCTGCGGCGCCTGCGGCGGGAAGGGTTCACCGTCGTCACCGAGGTGGGCAAGAAGCACCCGGACGATCGGCCGGACCCGGCCGTCCTCCTCCGAACGCTCAGGGTGGACCTGAACGAGGGCGCCGCCTGGGTGATCGTGGAGGGGCGGGAGTCGGGCCACACCGTGGGGATCTACCGCGGCGACGGCTCCATCGATTCAGACCTACTGGACGCGCTGGTGGAAGCCGCCGGTGGGCCCGAGCGGATCATCTGGGAGGCGCCGCGCAAGAGCCAGCAGGAAGAGCTTCTCCGGCGCTTCGGGGTGAACGCCAACCTGGGCAACGTGGAGCCGCCGGGCATCCTGGCGCTGGAGGCCCTCCGGGTTGGCCTGCGCGGCGACACCTTCCGGCCGGTGGTGCGGGACAGCGAACGCCGGGCGTGATCAGCCCGGCGTCACCCGGCCGGGTGCGAACCCACGCCCCCCGGCCCGCCCCGGACCCACCCCGGCTCTAGACCTGGAGCAGCCGTTCCATCTGCTCCACCAGCTCGCCGAAGGAGCGGATCGCCTGCCGGACGGGCTCGGGCGAGGCCATGTCGACCCCGGCTCGCCGCAGGAGCACGAGGGGGTAGTCGGAGGACCCCCCGCTCAGGAAGGCCAGGTAATCGTCCACGGCGGG comes from the Limnochorda pilosa genome and includes:
- a CDS encoding DEAD/DEAH box helicase, which codes for MGGRAPRVQHGNGSETPGASSAPDPNGVLQLFHPLVQEWFRARYGEPSPPQVQGWPVIARGEHSLLLAPTGSGKTLAAFYVFLDRLFRQAWESHGATGAPNPASPGRGRRQAPGQRAPAPRGVRLLYISPLKALDNDVHRNLEEPLEGIAALAASRGMPGDPPTRAVRTGDTPASARQAMIRRPPDILITTPESLLLILLSPRAREILKPVEAVIVDEIHQLAGGKRGVQLALTLEWLEAWTGRPIQRVGLSATQRPLERIAAFLGGDRPVRIVDAGPPAGEGALRRMDLRVEGPVESFSRLRQASGKPSIWPALEARVLELIRSHRSTLVFVQNRGQAERVTRELNQLAGEPLVRSHHGSLSREVRERVEADLKAGRLRGLVATSTLELGIDVGAVDLVVQVESPKTAAAALQRVGRAGHLLSLTSQGRILPKTPLDLLEATAVARAALEGAIEETRVPENCLDVLAQQVAAMAAAPIGTHWEEEALFRLVRRAYPYRRLTRRAFQSVLRLLSGGYSHPGLGRLKPRIEWNRVLHRIEPLPGTRLTVATQGGTIPDRGLYRAVTHDRRLVGELDEEFVFESRVGEVFVLGNTAWQIDQIGADRVIVSPAPGRVPKLPFWHGEPTGRSLEMGERVGRLLRELSERLGPAGGDAPMEPAQAHEPGPSGEGSDVAPEGQPEGVDGIHGASTDGAAAWLQRHYPVDRRAARNLVELSRKQKAATGFLPDDRRLLLEFFPDEVGDWRAVLHAPFGERINRTWLLALQAAARRAFDLKLEGVVADEGLLLRFPGLSEPPVEVAHLDLLTDLEALVRDEAAGSPLFATLFRHAAARALLVPRSTGQRRMPLWQQRLRAGDLLDAFRNEPDFPLVVESLRELWTETLDVPALRRILTELDRGERSLEVARRPAPSPMASGLVFRFLGAFMYEYDSPRAERRSELLQLSQAALREALGSEALRELLDPGVIAEVEAELQGTAPGFRARSTSQLLDLMARLGSLTPQEAAARADGPAEVFLAELERAGLARPLPHELAPAAPARAGAWVPASLLERIGATVQPGGSASGRGGEAAPPVSPGDPAALLRRELLLRDALSRGPFTAEEAAARFGWGNTETGWLQAELEALDAEGRLVRGAFRPGITRDEWCEPGVLRRIHRQSLARARREVQPVSLEALQAFVLRWQGVEQDDKGRTGEAATGAHPGDESPPQALDRPGSADTLEEAIEEALAPLQGWMLPFSLWEAAVIPARLPRRDAAPQQIRSALDGLVRSGRWLWVGGQAAGELACAFFRRDLWPALAPAWAWELLPPDDVEGAVLDALRARGALFAHELLEALPGTSSARIEAALWNLARSGRVTHDGLDALRLWEREPPGQERGALERWGEAPFAPGAGGGGTGWRSARASLRVRARRHAREVVGRQTIRHRILFSGRWSTVPHAPGTLGTVAGEPTLEASAEAPASPAPPARSGAPSRRPEGGPPAHALDAARLLLERYGIVTRDLFELSPLGRWEEVLEALLFLEGSGEVRRGLFVDGLAGLQFALPEAVEALRAGSGEATAARPASEAYRLLAALDPANLGPILRGGRAEAEPAATEPPVRRLPGVWLLLRGARPVLAVEPGPQRIMPFGAWDELGEAEHLQAVHALLAGLPRAGAGRSRLVVSTWDSEPVLEHPAAALLQRAGFERLPNRLVYSVVR
- a CDS encoding M16 family metallopeptidase, with amino-acid sequence MHARRAALARLLASLWLLLLLAPALSQAVQGAGEGEAAVHVAQDRLANGLEIYVYEDPSAPVVSVNLWYRVGSRDEPAGRRGMAHLMEHMMFKGSERVAAEEHARIIDQVGGDANAFTTSDATVYWDKVPAAELELVLELEAERMAHLVLTEEHLRTEREVVKEEYRLGLQNDPVGQAFERFQAIALAGTVYAWTPHGFLEELDAITVQDLERFYRTYYVPSNAVLVVAGATDLPTVKRLAERHFGPLPAGEVPERAPVTATPPGEVRRERMTFPIQLPVILGGYLIPGLRSPEMEALQAAGLILSGGESARVHRSLVREQQVAVAAVATSQPYQDAGLFLAAALYLPGQEAERVAAALTQEVERLAEGVSERELQQAKNQMAADYAFSLDTLDGVANAIGAAVVLEGGLEKFTRGLEPYFALTPEDVVRVARTYLTPERLTLVEVAPGS
- a CDS encoding M16 family metallopeptidase; the protein is MNLRNRVVRQVGGLVLAGALAGMPPAAAAEPIRAPLVTEAEPVELPPVTHRTLENGLELWIAERTQQPIALFQLVIPRGDLLDPPGKEGLASFTAQLLQQGTESRSAEEIAGAMDFVGGSLSAGTSAERTTVSAAVLSKDAGFALDLLADVVLHPTFPEREVEILRNQFLGGVRQERDDSSQLASTHAAAFFYGAGHRLGRPESEASVQVIGREDVVAFHRDHYGPKGAMLIAVGDLDPAWVEAAVRKSLGSWKGPAAPAPSAPEVPQLEESRVRWVAKPGQTQVQIRLRQNGPARTANDWLAVQVYNYVLGGGGFSSRLMQVVRSELGQTYGIGTGYTAYRFPGGMQLGTFTRNDSVWATLDAIRQELGRFRDEGISEAELAAAKSHLLGSFPLQMETLSGMAGTIAEALFYDGTLDAIRTYPEQVASLTRAQVNAAIKAHLDPERFAVVLLGDPAVLEEAPGGEVLGVPVELVEQVDWQAPVEGFTLAATAQSAEGD